The region TTTTGCACCGTTTCATTCGTTGAtaacgagaggaacatctgcacctcgtttattgaccatgctGTGGTTTTGCATAtagccatttatttttacaattcgaaagtcatgtgaacaaatgatactgctattgctAAATTGccaactagtgggttgatgtcctgtgtcgcaaatccagtgacgctggtagtgacgattctctctgacaaaCTGTGATCTGcacaggggcaagcgatcagtctgtggtggcagagaaatgttcgggcagcatttttatatcgcgGTGTGAGTAggtacaatgacacccgggaagAAGAGGTTTGTCTaacttggtgtgcgcacatgttaagtttgtacatttgtacagagaagATTTcccctctaaagaactaaattgtgccaaaaaatgacccaaaaaattactaaaaaagcagatgcgagtggggtggccaatggggtggccaagcttcggtccatggtggccacggccactactggccaccccctagctccgccacagAGTATCGGTTCGGCTCACTTAGAACCTCAACCGAGGTACTATCctcagtggaaaacccccaaaaagcgagcagagtcgtgTCGagctgtactgtgcagtggaaaatccCCATAAGACCCTGATTACAGCCGATCGCAAATGGTCAGcactaaatatagttgtaaactgggtgcaaaatgttttgtgattggatcacaaaaaaacacatacagaggtaATCAAAAACCTCTTCGCATTTGTGGTTTAAAACGCTGTCTTGATGTGCCCCGGATGGCAGTGAAGCACCACACCTCACCAGACAATCACCCGCCCAACAAAACTTTTAACTTAATTtcagatttaaaaggaaataaccgtctaATCGGACAACATGAAAAAGTGATTACATACCCAAGGACAAGCACTTCACAGCTCTACCTTAGTGTGTCTGTCTATTTTGAACATGCAGGGTGtcaagatgacaagcacacactaGTGATGTTTGTCTCGAGACCGGTCTTGGTCTCGAGACCACTTTTACGTGGTCTCGGTCTTGTCACGGCCTTGACGGTCtttggtcttgtcttggtctcggaCCTCTCGGTCTTGTCTAGGTCTCGCTGTCTCAGACCGACATAGTGGTCGGGGGATTTAGCAATACAATACTACAATATCCACGACGACACAACGTTCGATAAtgcaacagtattattattttgcgcccttcaaatgcaaccaatcacatgtatttttttgtgacagCCGTTGGCGCTCATCTATTCATATAACATTATacctcagtgagtgagtgtagcgtAGAGCGTAAAGAGCACAGTCAGTCAGTAGCATGTCAGCGAATTCCTTGGTCATAAAATTTGCTTTCGTAGAACACAATAAGTTCTTCTGCACATCGTCAAATAAAAAGAAGCATTCGGCGAAATGTAGATTCTGCAAAGTGTGCTTGACAGAGACAGCCGGGACCACCTCAACGTTCACCAGACACCTGGAGCGTAAACACAGGGAAAGGTAAGCTATCTACGCATTTTCAAACTCTTTGAGGTAAATCCTTTCCAACCTCCCATGACCAAGCAGATCATGTATCTGctgaattattgttgtttatcaTGTGTTCTTTTCACACGTACGGTATAAGTTATTTAGGGACATATTTTTTGCAAGCCTCTCTAAGGACGTAACTAACGTTAACCTGATGAAGAGTGTAACTAACGTTACATGCTAAGTAACGAGGTTTTGGGTAACTGCACAACTGACAGATGACTTTGAGCGTACcaccaactgtgtgtgtgtgtgtgtgtgtgtgtgtgtgtgtgtgtgtgtgtgtgtgtaaccacaGCGACAAAACGACCAACTTTCGGATCCTGCACTTAAGCCTATAAATTATGAATTACTTTATATGTAATGGCTAAAAACAtatgaagatttctagaagaatatttcagctctgtaggtctatacaatgcaaatgaatggagaacagtcctttcaagctccaaaaatcaaataaaggcagcataaaagtttgttttccctccggtctcgacttggtcttggtctcgacttggtctcgacttggtctgtcttggtcttggtcttgtcttggtctcgatACCCTCTGGTCTTGGTAGTGTCTTGGTCTCTGTTTAGGCGGTCTCGACTACAAGTCTAGCACACACACTCCACTAAAACAATTGATCATTTTGctcgaaatgttgcatttgtgcttagattaaatctcaTCTGCATCTGGGAGCAACAGCGTGCTGGTTTTGTTTGCGCTTTCTATTTATGATTTTTTGGCAGTTTTAATATCGTTCGgtaacacactgatatagtgattgatgtatgtcatcacaAAATCGGTCAcactctcctcaaaatcccaacaccacAATTAGAAAGAATTAATTGACGTATGCCACAACAACAGCTGTGTTTACTTGACAACAGAAGTAACACCCATATTTCTCGCTAAGCTACATGGGACGCTGGAAAATGGTGGATAACATTTTAAGTCTTGTACAATGAATCACACGAGACGTTGAGGGGCAAAAGTATTAATGGAGAATTAAGTGGCATAcatcatgtttatttaaaaaaagggttGATGGGGTTACACCGACCGTTCTCAATGGAGACAGGTTGTGGAAAGTCAAATGGTCCAACCCACATGTTTTTTATAGGAGCGaaagtgttgccaacttagcgactttgtcgctagatTTTGTGACTTTTTTCCCTCTTAGCGAATAAAAGAGCCATCTAGCGACTAGCGACAATTTTTGCGACTTTTTTTGTCTGCTTTTGTCACATTCTTACACATCTGGtgacaaaaaaaacatcaacTCTCTCTTGAATGATGTCTAATTTGTCTCTGTGTTCTAGCGCCCCACTGCGTTTCAAGTAATATGACTGACCTGCGTGCCATCAGCAGTTGGATTTTTGTGCAAACAGATGTTCTATAAATCGAATGACTGACAAGCTTACGACtatggaggactaaacatgcataaataataaatgaataaatgtaataatacaaaaataaataaaggaataaatgtcttgataaaataaatataattagtttttaattaaatttattcctgaatttattattgtatgactttattcctttattattttctatatttatttttaactttatttttattctttttagcttttaattatttattcatttattttgcatatttttttatttatgtgttcatttattttttatatttatttattcccacatatatttatttccatatttatatattcccatatatatttatttatttatacatgtatttatttttacttttctgtgtgcaacatgtaaatgagggaggcggtccttgcggagctccagtgcatcattggtcgagagctcaatagtattATCGGGAGCAGATGGACTTCCCACCTCAGCAcccctgactcgcacagatttagaatatgcagggaaacgttttgcagagagtttaacaatccaggatgtgcttctacattcataccggcatacagctttcctaaaccatcaataagcacttctactctaaattaaacatttatttgatgcgTGATTATCCACTTCATTAGCATggcgcgcaactctctagatatgtgaagcgtcagctatagatttatatacatgcataaacgatcagggaaatgaagcatggttgtatcttttacaatgaacaatcataataacagaaaacaatattatgaatttgcagacatcaaaatatgaagttatatacacacacacacacaaaaaagaaaaggacaaggttaaatcatataatttaagaaacttgctcattttgtggatttgttgaagaaacagctccccatttattttgtgattgtagtataaccaataaatattggcttgactgaagctcttatgtttatagccccacaaatagctatagtttacacgcaatatggctatgacctaacgtcacatcaaaacaagtcaagagtaatcgagcacacgcttcaatctacaataaaccaatggtaagcaggacccgcccacatcattatcatacaagagacagaaatgtaagaataaatacaaaaataaatacatgtgggaatatttaaatatagaaataaatacatgtgggaataaataaatataaaaataaatgaatgcataaataattaaaaaaacaaaaaaaaaacaaatgaaagaatatattgtttttaaagaataaaaataaaaagagaaaataataaataaaaagagaaaataataaataaaggaaaaaaaagtcatacaaaaataaattcaggaataactttcattaaaaacgaattatattttttttatcaagacattttatcctttatttattttcttattattacatttatttatttatgtatttatttattatttttgcatgtttagtcctccatatACGAGTTGTTTGTATTTTTTGCGACAATCTCAACCTCAATTCACATGCATGCTCTCCGTTTAGAGAAGAAAAGTCAGCCTACAGCGATAGAAGAGCATTGAGAAATTATCTAGCtgggcgagagagagaaagagagagagaatcgaATGGATATGAACCCATGATCAATAATAAAATGTAGAGATAAGTGATCTCATCTGTCAAAAAGTAATTGTGACACAGTAACCCTGGCACAAGTAATACACACTGATGGTTCAGCATCACACAACagatatataaaagaaaaaagaagatatattacatattatttcCAAAACAGCTCCATGTGAGTTATTATAAGGCatccatgtttaaaaaataaaacaaaaaaaacaacccaAAACTACATTGTTGCCTACCCCTGGTTGCTATTGCTAGGATAATTTTGGACTTTGTCATTGTTCAATAATGcagtttaattacaaaacaaaatatataataaataatagaaataaatagaaatccccTACTGTCTGGATGTTTGACAATTTCAGTTTGTGGTAGCTAAATAATTAGTAGTTAAAAACTAATTGTTAAATCattagtttaataataaaaaaatacatggttCTAATTTAAAGAATTGCAGTAGCTTTTACGCCAAttcatttacatatgtaaatttgACGTCTTACGTATTAAATGACATCACGTGATTTAGCTACTTTTAGCGACATTTCAGCGAGCCCTTCGCGACTTCCCATGAGAAATAGTTGTCAACACTCACATCCTGCATGTGAGAGCAGGAAACGGCAAAGGAGTAACGGTACCGCATCACTTTCTCTTTTGTTGGTTTATTGTCAGAGCGGTTCTGAAACAATGAGTAAAGTTGGACTTTAACTGGATTGCTGTGTAAGTTACGATTCTTTTTTGTTCATCTTTGTTCGTCTAAATGCAAAAACTCTGCGACTGAACGTGTTACGTTTAATTGAATTACACATTAAAGACAACGTAATATTTGTTGTgaagaacatacattttaaaattgagaTATCATAAAACATGTAATACCGGCGTCGTTCAGAACGAGAAGCTGTTAGATGCTCTGCCTTTTAAGCGTTAGTTTTATTACGTCACCGCCTTCTACAGAACACCGCTAACGTTTTCAGTTATGTCGTCTCCTCCTCGTCTAACATGACAAGAGTAATTGAAATTATTAATATCAGCCTAAAAAGTTTGTCGTGTTACATGACCGACTTTTTAGACTGACGTATAATAATTTAAATCTTGCGCTAACAGGTAATACTTTCTCCCATTACAACTTCCAGCCACTTAACAGCCACTCGAGTTTTTTTAACGCCACTGCCGCTATGAGTCAAACACTCACGTTGTcattatgtatgtatatgtgaaatTAAACTTATATGACGCAGGTTCATATGGATCTTCACTTATGTAATTTACACTCCACACAATTACCAAAGTTGCACTATAGAGAGAAAATAGCTTGTTGACTGAATAAAGAGGTTGTTTTTAGCCTTAGTCCAAGAGTCACTCAGACTCCATGCACTACACCATAAATAAACCAATTGCATAACTTCCTCATCAGTTCATAGGATATTCCTTCAGTCAAGgcaaaatttcaaaatgctttgcagAGCTGAGGTGGTACAacagttttaatgttttttcttaCTTTTTTTGTTGTCCATATTTCAAGATAACCAAAAATAAAGGCATTAAGAGCAGAATATTTCCAGAAACCCATTTTTTTCCctacattaaaattaaatcataaatctGTTGTCAACAATGTTTTCAGTGGATGCTGAGTTATCTGGCTCTTTAAAAATGGTAATCTGGCTTCCTCCATCAGTGCAGGACAGTCCTTTTGTATTACAGTTCATAAATATAACTttgacgaagacatgtttttgaaaaagtcagaaaataGTGTTCTTTTCTTATTGACTGGTTGAGGTAATCCAGAAATTTGTGTTTTTCCCAGACTTCCAGTAAATGATGCAGGGTGCAATTGCACGGGTTTGCATTGTGGTAGCGGCTGCTATCCTAAACCACCCACTGTTCTTCCCCAGTGAGAACACTACCATCCCTGAGCAAGATGATGACCTCCTGGCCAGGATGAGAGAACACCAGGAAAAACTAGAGGCTGAACAACAGCGACTGGAACAGGAGATCGCTAAGGCAGAACAAGCTTTAACTGGTGATCAGGACAGTTATGGCTGGTACTTCTGGAGTGCCCTCTGCCTTGTTATTTTCCTCACGATTGAGGTTTGCAGGCAGGAAATAGTGCCTGCTGAAATTCATGACCCAGTGGAAGATGAAGATGGATATTCCAGTGCTGGATATCTCAATGCTAAGGCTGTAGCCTTCGATAAAGGTGTTCTAAATAACTTTTGCAAGACCCGCTTTCTTCCTTTTGCCCATGAGAGCGGGAGAGTACGGGAATTTGTCGAGGGCTTTGCAGATGATTTGCTCGAGGCTTTGAGAAGTGTTTGTGATCGAGAGGCTGACTTGGAGGTTGAGGACTTTGTTGGTATAGGCAGTGTATTTGAATCCTGGAGGGTGTGTAAGCCTGCCACATGTGACCTCATTGTCCCCTTTGCTCCCCCTCAGCCATACAGGTTCCAGTTTCAGCTCTGGTGTGACCCTTTCACTGATATCCCACTAGATCTTCAAGGATATGGAAGGATTCAACTTAAAAAGCCAAATGGGGACTGTCTATGTGGCTCAACCAATCTCGGTGATGACATGCTGTGTCTGCTTCACAATAGAAATGACTTTGATAAGCTTGATGAACTCACATTAGAGGAACGCCTCTGTGCAAGGGACACTGCATATTTGTCTAAAGATCAGCTCATGAGATGGTTCCAGATCTCAGTGACCAAAGCATGGGGGCAGATCTCTCATAAGTATGATTTTGAGCTGGCCTTTCGGAACCTGGACTTTCCTGGAGCACTGCAAATCAGATTTAGGTCTGGAAAGACTGTTGTTCTTAACGTTACACCAGCCGTTCTGTTTGAAGACTCTGATGCATACCTTATCTCTCATTTCCCCTCTGATACTAGTAACGCCTCAGACATTCACTGGCAACTCTCACTCACAGTTTATGAAAGGAATCTGCTAAAACACCTCCCTATAAAACTTCCTACAAATTCTTGTCACATTTACTGTCTTCAGATAGTGTCCTTCTTGCATAAAAAGCAGACAGCTTTGACTGGGAGATGTGCCCTAACAAATTACCATATAAAGACTGCACTCTTACATCTGTTATTGAGTAAACCTCCTTCAATGTGGCAGCCACAGAATCTTGATCA is a window of Xyrauchen texanus isolate HMW12.3.18 chromosome 24, RBS_HiC_50CHRs, whole genome shotgun sequence DNA encoding:
- the LOC127617887 gene encoding inositol 1,4,5-trisphosphate receptor-interacting protein-like, which gives rise to MMQGAIARVCIVVAAAILNHPLFFPSENTTIPEQDDDLLARMREHQEKLEAEQQRLEQEIAKAEQALTGDQDSYGWYFWSALCLVIFLTIEVCRQEIVPAEIHDPVEDEDGYSSAGYLNAKAVAFDKGVLNNFCKTRFLPFAHESGRVREFVEGFADDLLEALRSVCDREADLEVEDFVGIGSVFESWRVCKPATCDLIVPFAPPQPYRFQFQLWCDPFTDIPLDLQGYGRIQLKKPNGDCLCGSTNLGDDMLCLLHNRNDFDKLDELTLEERLCARDTAYLSKDQLMRWFQISVTKAWGQISHKYDFELAFRNLDFPGALQIRFRSGKTVVLNVTPAVLFEDSDAYLISHFPSDTSNASDIHWQLSLTVYERNLLKHLPIKLPTNSCHIYCLQIVSFLHKKQTALTGRCALTNYHIKTALLHLLLSKPPSMWQPQNLDHRLQDLLSFLQKSLEEKRLYHVIVGNPHVPIEIQIPIIFRTAEPINLFRPLVLQRQIYAKMVEHFQEMIRNTSVLVQEYTPHLPNGHTGHELNSPDVG